A genomic segment from Acyrthosiphon pisum isolate AL4f chromosome A3, pea_aphid_22Mar2018_4r6ur, whole genome shotgun sequence encodes:
- the LOC100165404 gene encoding acetyl-coenzyme A transporter 1, translating to MEKSPNEEEEKLEIFEVPSQCLPEKSNLKGDWLNFFLLILLYTIQGLPLGLAIALPIIFQSKKIVTYKEQAFFSLVAWPYSIKILWAPIVDSLYVQWIGRRKSWLIFVQFLMGVVLLYTAINIDEWLPDSEIPNLKALVFTFCVISFLAATQDIVVDGWALTMLKKNNVGHASTCNGTGLALGVLIGTICPVLLTSEDFCNKYLRMTVSSGGIITLKGFLYFWSFIIMLITTFIGIFKREMDYRLEEGHVKINVFKSYKLLWKILKLPNIRVLAIALLTMKIGFSATDSVSKLKLIDAGVSKDDIMIITISMYIVKFIVPIVVLKYTSGTKPMSAYLNLMPIRLLWSIAYVVLIYYTPILINNNGVVNVPTYYYLILVFISIIHEILAYTMYLFTLGFFSRISDSRFGGTYMTMLSTIASFGWVVSNTLALRMIDVLTFSKCSNDDGNNCSTIDLKNICKRKGGDCNIIINGYYVEVALCMTIGFVWYFLYKKTIKNLQTKNLSNWQVNLNRLERGKNEES from the exons ATGGAGAAATCACCAaacgaagaagaagaaaaattagaaatatttgaagTTCCATCTCAGTGTTTGCCGGAAAAATCAAACTTGAAGGGTGATTGGCTGAACTTCtttctattgatattattatacacaatacaagGATTACCTTTGGGTTTAGCCATTGCTTTACCGATAATTTTTCAgagtaaaaaaattgtgacctaTAAAGAACAG gcTTTTTTCAGTTTAGTTGCGTGGccatatagtataaaaattttatgggCGCCAATAGTAGATTCACTGTACGTACAATGGATAGGCAGACGAAAATCTTGGCTCATTTTCGTTCAGTTCTTGatgg GGGTGGTTTTACTCTATACGGCCATTAACATCGACGAGTGGTTGCCCGACTCCGAAATACCTAATCTCAAAGCGCTGGTGTTTACGTTTTGTGTCATCAGCTTCTTGGCCGCAACACAAGATATAGTTGTCGACGGATGGGCACTGACAATGCTAAAAAA GAACAACGTGGGTCATGCGTCCACGTGCAACGGGACGGGTTTAGCATTGGGTGTgcttataggtactatttgtcCTGTTTTACTTACATCAGAAGACTTTTGTAATAAATACTTACGAATGACGGTCAGCTCAGGAGGCATAATCACTTTAAAAG gttttttgtatttttggagTTTTATAATTATGCTGATAACAACATTTATTGGTATATTCAAAAGAGAAATGGATTACAGACTAGAAGAGGGGCACGTaaaaattaacgtttttaaaagcTATAAACTTCTTTGGAAAATTTTAAAGCTGCCCAATATTCGAGTATTGGCAATCGCATTATTAACAATGAAg attggATTTTCAGCAACTGATTCTgtgtcaaaattaaaactaattgatGCCGGTGTATCTAAagatgatataatgataataactatatcaatgtatatagtaaaatttattgtacctatcgttgtattaaaatatacttcagGTACAAAACCGATGAGTGCATACCTGAATTTAATGCCAATcag GTTACTTTGGAGCATTGCTTATGTTGTATTAATTTACTACACgccaattttaattaataataatggagTTGTAAATGtaccgacatattattatttgattttagtgtttataagtataatacatgAG attttagcaTACACTATGTACCTTTTCACATTAGGATTTTTCTCTCGGATAAGTGACTCACGTTTTGGCGGTACATACATGACGATGTTGTCGACGATTGCCAGTTTTGGATGGGTAGTATCAAATACTTTGGCACTGAGAATGATTGACGTGCTCACGTTCAGTAAATGTTCAAATGATGATGGAAATAATTGTTCTACGATAGATTTAAAAAAc ATATGCAAAAGAAAGGGAGGTgattgtaacattattataaatggatACTATGTAGAAGTTGCACTGTGCATGACAATCGGATTTGTTTggtattttttgtacaaaaaaaccataaaaaatctTCAAACAAAGAATCTTTCCAATTGGCAAGTGAACCTAAATCGACTGGAACGAGGAAAAAACGAAGAGTCTTAG